Proteins from a single region of Starkeya sp. ORNL1:
- the kduD gene encoding 2-dehydro-3-deoxy-D-gluconate 5-dehydrogenase KduD yields the protein MRGAELFDLTGSRALVTGARTGLGRAIAEALAGAGADIVGLGSQPMPETAASIRALGVAFHEVVRDLADTSGLDALVGKIEDEVGAVDILVNNAGIIRRADLLDFTEEDWDAVMDINLKSLFFLSQAFARRWSLRMSEGRIINIASLLAFQGGIRVPSYTASKHGIVGLTKLMANELAPRGITVNAIAPGYMETDNTFALRADPGRNRQILDRIPMARWGRPEDIATAVLFLASPASSYVTGTVVPVDGGWLAR from the coding sequence ATGCGCGGCGCCGAGCTGTTCGACCTGACCGGCTCCCGCGCCCTCGTCACCGGCGCGCGCACCGGGTTGGGTCGTGCCATCGCCGAGGCGCTGGCCGGGGCCGGCGCCGACATTGTCGGGCTCGGCTCGCAGCCCATGCCGGAAACCGCGGCCAGCATCCGTGCGCTCGGCGTCGCCTTCCACGAGGTGGTGCGCGACCTCGCCGACACCTCCGGACTCGACGCGTTGGTCGGCAAGATCGAGGACGAGGTCGGCGCCGTCGACATCCTCGTCAATAATGCCGGCATCATCCGCCGCGCCGACCTGCTCGATTTCACCGAGGAGGATTGGGACGCGGTGATGGACATCAATCTGAAGAGCCTGTTCTTCCTGTCGCAGGCATTCGCGCGGCGCTGGAGCCTGCGCATGAGCGAGGGACGGATCATCAACATCGCCTCGCTGCTCGCCTTCCAGGGTGGCATCCGCGTGCCGTCCTACACCGCCAGCAAGCATGGCATTGTCGGCCTCACCAAGCTGATGGCGAACGAGCTGGCGCCACGCGGCATCACCGTGAACGCCATCGCGCCCGGCTATATGGAAACCGACAACACCTTCGCGCTCAGGGCGGATCCCGGCCGTAACCGGCAGATACTGGACCGCATCCCCATGGCGCGCTGGGGTCGGCCGGAGGACATTGCCACCGCGGTGCTCTTCCTCGCCTCCCCTGCTTCGTCCTATGTAACGGGGACCGTCGTCCCGGTGGATGGCGGCTGGCTCGCACGCTGA
- a CDS encoding SMP-30/gluconolactonase/LRE family protein, whose product MSTPEIRVALEARCSTGESPVWDEVNSRLLFADIPAGIIHAFTPSTGERRQWHFDRPVASLGLARSGRLVVAVGGDVVMFDPATGARSLLATVETNFPELRLNDGKVGPDGAFWVGTMHDVASADRKPIAALYRVDAHGTVERKVEGLKVSNGLAWSPDGRSMFHTDSAGPWIDRWDFDPATGAISNRTRIATPSNEEGRPDGGACDVDGNYWSSGVSAGFLNRFSRDGIMLAHIPLPTPGPTMPCFAGEGLRTLYLTTLRRSADAPPPSGDVLVLDPGVAGAKVGLFADDLP is encoded by the coding sequence ATGAGCACTCCCGAGATCCGCGTCGCTCTAGAGGCCCGCTGTTCCACCGGCGAATCCCCGGTCTGGGACGAAGTGAATAGCCGGCTGCTGTTTGCCGACATCCCCGCCGGCATCATCCACGCCTTTACGCCATCGACCGGCGAGCGCCGGCAGTGGCATTTCGACCGCCCGGTTGCCAGCCTCGGCCTCGCCCGCAGCGGGCGGCTGGTGGTGGCGGTCGGCGGCGACGTGGTGATGTTCGACCCGGCGACCGGTGCGCGCTCATTGCTCGCGACGGTGGAGACCAATTTCCCCGAGCTGCGGCTCAATGACGGCAAGGTCGGGCCGGACGGTGCCTTCTGGGTCGGCACCATGCACGATGTCGCCTCGGCCGACCGCAAGCCGATCGCGGCGCTTTATCGCGTCGATGCCCACGGCACCGTGGAGCGCAAGGTCGAGGGGCTGAAGGTCTCGAACGGCCTCGCCTGGTCGCCGGACGGCCGCTCGATGTTCCACACCGATTCCGCCGGCCCCTGGATCGACCGCTGGGATTTCGATCCCGCGACCGGCGCCATTTCCAACCGCACGCGCATCGCCACGCCGAGCAATGAGGAAGGCCGCCCGGATGGCGGCGCCTGCGATGTCGACGGCAATTACTGGAGCTCCGGCGTCTCCGCCGGCTTCCTCAACCGCTTCTCGCGGGACGGCATCATGCTCGCCCATATCCCGCTGCCGACCCCGGGACCGACCATGCCGTGCTTTGCCGGCGAGGGGCTGCGCACGCTCTATCTCACCACGCTGCGCCGCAGTGCCGACGCGCCGCCGCCCTCGGGAGATGTGCTGGTGCTCGACCCCGGCGTCGCCGGAGCCAAGGTCGGCCTGTTCGCAGACGACCTGCCGTGA
- a CDS encoding LLM class flavin-dependent oxidoreductase yields the protein MQLGFFTMPIHPLGRDWRETLREDQEAFLLADELGYSEGYVGEHVTDLAENITSCMVFLASLAGRIKQMRLGTGTVNMPNIHPAAVAAQISMLDHLLDGKLNFGISPGGLLSDAEVFGNLDADRNAMFLEAIDAVMAIWTGEAPYKIDGKYWKITTERTLLPEIGQGIIGRPLQKPHPPVVITAVAPFSKGVSAAAARGWDPISANFLMPKWVATHRASYEEGCRAGGRPVDLSNWRVAKSVFVAEDAATAREYARGEGSPYVHYFRSLFTKLVKNGRSNLFKEDPSMPDSELTLEHVLDRLVIHGTPDEVADKLLGFVDEVGPFGTLLYAGHDWRDPALAKRSMRLMAEQVMPLVNAELGAEETAAAE from the coding sequence ATGCAACTCGGCTTCTTCACCATGCCCATCCATCCCCTCGGGCGGGATTGGCGCGAGACCCTGCGGGAAGACCAGGAAGCGTTCCTGCTGGCCGACGAGCTCGGCTACAGCGAAGGCTATGTCGGCGAGCACGTCACCGATCTGGCCGAGAACATCACCAGCTGCATGGTGTTCCTCGCCAGCCTTGCCGGGCGCATCAAGCAGATGCGGCTCGGCACCGGCACGGTGAACATGCCGAATATCCACCCGGCGGCGGTGGCGGCGCAGATTTCGATGCTCGACCATCTGCTCGACGGCAAGCTCAATTTCGGCATCTCGCCGGGCGGCCTGCTGTCGGACGCCGAAGTGTTCGGCAATCTCGATGCCGACCGTAACGCCATGTTCCTGGAAGCCATCGATGCGGTGATGGCGATCTGGACCGGCGAGGCGCCCTACAAGATCGACGGCAAATACTGGAAGATCACCACCGAGCGCACCCTGTTGCCGGAAATCGGCCAGGGCATCATTGGCCGCCCGCTGCAGAAACCGCATCCGCCGGTGGTAATCACCGCGGTGGCGCCATTCTCCAAAGGCGTGAGCGCGGCGGCTGCGCGCGGCTGGGACCCGATCTCGGCCAACTTCCTGATGCCGAAATGGGTCGCCACCCATCGTGCCTCCTATGAGGAAGGCTGCCGGGCGGGCGGGAGGCCGGTGGATTTGTCGAACTGGCGCGTCGCCAAGAGCGTCTTCGTCGCCGAGGATGCCGCGACGGCGCGCGAGTACGCTCGCGGCGAGGGCAGCCCCTATGTGCATTATTTCCGCTCGCTCTTCACCAAGCTGGTCAAGAACGGCCGCTCGAATCTGTTCAAGGAAGACCCGTCCATGCCGGACAGCGAGCTGACGCTCGAGCATGTGCTCGATCGCCTCGTCATTCACGGCACGCCGGACGAAGTGGCCGACAAGCTGCTCGGCTTCGTCGACGAGGTCGGCCCGTTCGGCACGCTGCTCTATGCCGGCCACGACTGGCGCGACCCCGCCCTCGCCAAGCGGTCGATGCGTCTGATGGCGGAGCAGGTGATGCCGCTCGTCAATGCCGAGCTGGGGGCAGAGGAGACCGCGGCGGCGGAGTAG
- a CDS encoding tripartite tricarboxylate transporter substrate binding protein, with protein sequence MTIRETQHFRLRRTALAAIGATLAFAALPTGLSAQTAPTGPIEITTGTSPGGTPDVLMRRAAKILNEQKIITNPLVVQNRTGGSWMVAANFVLAKKGDKNIVLCIAQPILTTPITQGLATVYDKLTPISMFIQGDLVLVVQPSSPVNSLKDLVALAAQRERSVKVAGAQSGSTDHMVAGLVEKAGKVKLNYVPFDGGGAAQAAFLGGNVDMMTLTPSEALPLVKSGKAKMIAILSEKRRTEPELKDLATAKEQGFAVVWGQAWGLAGPPDLDAGTVKFWDDAIAKLVANPEWQASIKENFLRSEMIPASQAKAHLAKLHEEHLALLKDLGLAKAPPAGQ encoded by the coding sequence ATGACCATTCGTGAGACCCAGCATTTCCGCCTAAGGCGCACCGCGCTTGCCGCGATCGGCGCCACGCTCGCTTTTGCCGCCTTGCCCACCGGGCTTTCCGCGCAGACCGCGCCGACCGGCCCCATCGAGATCACCACCGGCACCAGCCCGGGCGGCACGCCCGACGTGCTGATGCGCCGCGCCGCCAAGATCCTCAATGAGCAGAAGATCATCACCAACCCGCTGGTGGTGCAGAACCGCACCGGCGGCTCCTGGATGGTCGCCGCCAATTTCGTGCTCGCCAAGAAGGGCGACAAGAACATCGTGCTGTGCATCGCCCAGCCGATCCTCACCACCCCGATCACCCAGGGTCTCGCCACCGTCTATGACAAGCTGACTCCGATCAGCATGTTCATCCAGGGCGACCTGGTGCTGGTGGTGCAGCCCTCCTCGCCGGTCAACAGCCTGAAGGACCTCGTGGCACTCGCCGCCCAGCGCGAGCGTAGCGTGAAGGTTGCCGGCGCGCAGAGCGGCTCCACCGACCACATGGTGGCGGGCCTGGTCGAGAAGGCCGGCAAGGTGAAGCTGAACTATGTACCGTTCGACGGTGGCGGCGCCGCGCAGGCCGCCTTCCTCGGCGGCAATGTCGACATGATGACGCTGACGCCCTCCGAGGCGCTGCCGCTGGTCAAGAGCGGCAAGGCCAAGATGATCGCCATCCTCTCCGAGAAGCGCCGCACCGAGCCGGAGCTGAAGGACCTCGCCACCGCCAAGGAGCAGGGCTTCGCCGTGGTGTGGGGCCAGGCCTGGGGTCTCGCCGGCCCGCCGGATCTCGACGCCGGCACGGTGAAGTTCTGGGACGACGCCATCGCCAAGCTGGTCGCCAATCCGGAATGGCAGGCGAGCATCAAGGAGAACTTCCTGCGCAGCGAGATGATCCCGGCCTCGCAGGCCAAGGCGCACCTCGCCAAGCTGCATGAAGAGCACCTCGCACTGCTGAAGGACCTCGGCCTCGCCAAGGCTCCTCCGGCCGGCCAGTGA
- a CDS encoding tripartite tricarboxylate transporter TctB family protein, with product MRTVDIVTALIVLALSVAVMIGTHQLEYWSEFAPGSAFAPFWVGIAGIVLSLLLLFTALRREQHEPHNFPDRHGFLRVVEVAAALWIMLLAVPVLGLILSGVVFCLFLLLAVERRPLIPSLATTAITVGIVYGVFIAWLGISLPQGVLGI from the coding sequence ATGAGGACGGTCGACATCGTCACGGCACTCATCGTGCTCGCTTTGTCGGTCGCCGTCATGATCGGCACCCACCAGCTCGAATACTGGTCGGAATTCGCACCCGGATCGGCGTTCGCGCCGTTCTGGGTGGGGATTGCCGGGATCGTGCTGTCGCTGCTGCTGCTGTTCACGGCGCTACGCCGCGAACAGCACGAGCCGCACAATTTTCCGGATCGCCACGGTTTCCTGCGCGTCGTCGAGGTCGCCGCCGCGCTGTGGATCATGCTGCTGGCGGTGCCGGTGCTCGGGCTGATCCTCTCCGGCGTCGTCTTCTGCCTGTTCCTGCTGCTCGCCGTCGAGCGGCGGCCGCTCATTCCGAGCCTTGCCACCACGGCGATCACCGTCGGCATCGTCTATGGCGTCTTCATCGCCTGGCTCGGCATTTCTCTTCCGCAAGGGGTGCTGGGCATCTGA
- a CDS encoding tripartite tricarboxylate transporter permease: MDALASLAQGFAVASTPTNLLFVLIGVTLGQLIGVLPGIGPAAGMALLLPVTFGLEPVTALVMLSGIMYGGMYGGTLTSVLVNVPGEAASVMTAVDGNQLAKQGRAGAALSISAIGSFLAGISAVTALVFLTPALSAFALSFSAPEYFLLALLGITATASMGTGSPIKAMIGAALGLMVALVGTDPIQGTSRLTFGSLELLEGIDFLPVAIGIFGIAEILVSMEQTQHVEPIKTRLRDMWLTAKDWAECRMAVLRGGTIGFLIGLMPGAGPTVAALLAYVVEKKFSKHPERFGRGALDGVAAAESANNSAAHGALVPMLALGIPGSASTAVLLAALVLLGIRPGPGLLTEQSDLVWGLIASMFIGNVFLLVMNLPMAPIFASVLRIPYSYLVPGILMISLVGAYATSLSLFNVGLTLFFGVVGYWMIRADIPRAPVVLAVVLAQLMETSLRQSLMLSEGSMAIFVQRPLSAVLALLVIASLVLPIFNALMNRRAARRARLDDGLVSNSSD, translated from the coding sequence ATGGACGCCCTCGCCTCACTTGCCCAAGGATTTGCGGTCGCGTCGACGCCGACGAACCTGTTGTTCGTGCTCATCGGCGTCACGCTCGGCCAATTGATCGGCGTGCTGCCCGGCATCGGGCCGGCCGCCGGCATGGCGCTGCTGCTGCCCGTCACCTTCGGCCTCGAGCCGGTGACCGCCCTCGTGATGCTCTCCGGCATCATGTATGGCGGCATGTATGGCGGCACCCTCACCTCGGTGCTGGTGAACGTGCCGGGCGAGGCCGCCAGCGTGATGACCGCGGTGGACGGCAACCAGCTCGCCAAGCAGGGCAGAGCCGGCGCGGCGCTGTCCATATCGGCGATCGGCTCGTTCCTCGCCGGCATCAGCGCCGTCACCGCGCTGGTATTCCTCACCCCGGCGCTCAGCGCCTTTGCGCTCAGCTTCTCGGCGCCGGAATACTTCCTGCTGGCGCTGCTCGGCATCACCGCCACCGCCAGCATGGGCACCGGCTCGCCGATCAAGGCGATGATCGGCGCCGCGCTCGGGCTGATGGTGGCGCTGGTCGGCACCGATCCGATCCAGGGCACGTCGCGCCTCACCTTCGGCTCGCTGGAGCTGCTGGAAGGCATCGACTTCCTGCCCGTCGCCATCGGCATTTTCGGCATCGCCGAGATTCTGGTCTCGATGGAGCAGACCCAGCATGTCGAGCCGATCAAGACCCGGCTGCGCGACATGTGGCTCACCGCCAAGGACTGGGCCGAGTGCCGCATGGCGGTGCTGCGCGGCGGCACCATAGGCTTCCTCATCGGCCTGATGCCCGGCGCCGGCCCGACGGTGGCGGCGCTGCTGGCCTATGTGGTCGAGAAGAAATTCTCCAAGCACCCCGAACGCTTCGGCCGCGGTGCGCTCGACGGCGTCGCCGCCGCCGAATCCGCCAACAACTCGGCCGCCCATGGTGCGCTGGTGCCGATGCTGGCGCTCGGCATTCCCGGCTCGGCCTCGACCGCGGTGCTGCTTGCCGCTTTGGTGCTGCTCGGCATCCGACCCGGCCCAGGCCTGCTCACCGAGCAGTCGGACCTGGTCTGGGGGCTCATCGCCTCGATGTTCATCGGCAATGTGTTCCTGCTGGTCATGAACCTGCCGATGGCGCCGATCTTCGCTTCGGTGCTGCGCATCCCGTATTCCTACCTGGTGCCCGGCATATTGATGATCTCGCTGGTCGGGGCCTATGCCACCAGCCTCAGCCTGTTCAATGTCGGGCTGACGCTGTTCTTCGGCGTGGTCGGCTACTGGATGATCCGCGCCGACATACCTCGCGCGCCGGTCGTGCTCGCCGTGGTGCTGGCACAGCTGATGGAAACCTCGCTGCGGCAGTCGCTGATGCTGTCCGAGGGCAGCATGGCGATCTTCGTGCAGCGTCCGCTCTCCGCCGTGCTGGCGCTGCTCGTCATCGCCTCGCTGGTGCTGCCGATCTTCAACGCCCTGATGAATCGCCGCGCCGCGCGCCGCGCCCGTCTGGACGATGGCCTCGTTTCCAATTCTTCCGACTAG
- a CDS encoding amidohydrolase family protein — MTATPVIDVHAHILTEEMMRLMRNEAPEIGPRLSEVDAEGGVLKVADIVQRPFPRGGWDLDKRLADLDFAGIDLQVLSNCPQTFLYEQDPALTAALSAVQNEAIADLVRKHPDRFLGIGTVALQDPKRAADELGRAVSKLGLGGIQIGSHVEGKNLDDPALEPVWSTAAELDAFILVHPQKTAAGDRTKDFYLKNLIGNPLETTIAAASLVFSGVLERYPNLKICFVHGGGFMPFQTGRMIHGWKERPECRKFIKESPEVSIRRLYFDTLTHYGPALRYLTDTFGSDHILLGSDYPFDMGTLECARQVREAGLAETDRDAILGGTAAGFFGVSGTVDAKAKAIA; from the coding sequence ATGACTGCCACCCCCGTGATCGATGTCCATGCGCATATCCTGACCGAGGAGATGATGCGCCTGATGCGGAACGAGGCCCCGGAGATCGGCCCGCGCCTCAGCGAGGTCGATGCCGAAGGCGGCGTGCTCAAGGTCGCCGACATCGTGCAGCGTCCGTTCCCGCGCGGCGGCTGGGATCTCGACAAGCGCCTTGCCGATCTCGACTTTGCCGGCATCGATCTGCAGGTGCTGTCGAACTGCCCGCAGACCTTCCTCTATGAGCAGGATCCCGCGCTCACCGCCGCGTTGTCGGCGGTGCAGAACGAGGCCATTGCCGATCTGGTGCGCAAGCATCCCGACCGCTTCCTCGGCATCGGCACGGTGGCATTGCAGGACCCGAAGCGCGCCGCCGACGAACTCGGCCGCGCGGTGTCGAAGCTCGGTCTCGGCGGCATCCAGATCGGCTCGCATGTCGAAGGCAAGAACCTCGACGATCCGGCGCTGGAGCCGGTGTGGTCGACCGCGGCGGAACTCGATGCCTTCATCCTGGTGCATCCGCAGAAGACCGCGGCGGGCGACCGCACCAAGGATTTCTACCTCAAGAACCTGATCGGCAATCCACTGGAGACCACCATCGCGGCGGCCTCATTGGTGTTCTCCGGCGTGCTGGAGCGCTACCCGAACCTGAAGATCTGCTTCGTACATGGCGGCGGCTTCATGCCGTTCCAGACCGGCCGCATGATCCATGGCTGGAAGGAGCGGCCGGAGTGCCGCAAATTCATCAAGGAGAGCCCGGAGGTCTCGATCCGCCGGCTGTATTTCGACACGCTGACCCATTACGGCCCGGCGCTGCGCTATCTCACCGACACGTTCGGCTCCGACCACATATTGCTCGGCAGCGACTATCCGTTCGACATGGGCACGCTGGAATGTGCCCGTCAGGTGCGCGAGGCCGGCCTCGCCGAGACGGATCGCGACGCCATCCTCGGCGGCACCGCGGCCGGCTTCTTCGGCGTCAGCGGCACGGTGGACGCCAAGGCGAAGGCCATCGCATGA
- a CDS encoding cupin domain-containing protein, producing MSAGNAPSAAVLRPDELPVTERGGGARTVRLVTGELGSQKLLNGITSFGPKAAIALHCHNCEESVIVLEGEAVFEIGGVEYALKARDTTWIPPNIPHRFRNVSDTEKLEIFWTYADVDATRTLMETGKTHSIASEHARDSHAKDSHAGDRK from the coding sequence ATGAGCGCCGGCAACGCCCCTTCCGCCGCCGTGCTTCGACCGGACGAACTCCCGGTCACCGAGCGTGGCGGCGGCGCCCGCACGGTGCGGCTCGTCACCGGCGAGCTCGGCTCGCAAAAGCTGCTCAACGGCATCACCAGCTTCGGGCCCAAAGCCGCGATCGCGCTGCATTGCCACAATTGCGAGGAGAGCGTGATCGTCCTTGAAGGCGAAGCTGTCTTCGAGATCGGCGGCGTCGAATATGCGCTGAAGGCCCGCGACACCACCTGGATCCCGCCCAACATCCCGCACCGCTTCCGCAATGTGTCGGACACCGAGAAGCTGGAGATATTCTGGACCTATGCCGACGTCGACGCGACGCGCACGCTGATGGAGACCGGCAAGACCCACAGCATCGCCTCCGAGCATGCGAGGGACTCGCACGCGAAGGATTCGCATGCGGGAGACCGCAAGTGA
- a CDS encoding Ldh family oxidoreductase has product MSVHAVTDTPVESPRRFAPQVLGSMISDAMRSCGLPAEGAAKVAEMMVEADLTGADAHGIFRLPQYVRRLRAGGVNPTPNISVARKGPAVALVDGDNGMGHLVMTTATETAIEMARYTGVAWVGVRRSNHAGPAALYAEMPVKHGMVGIYSVVASSNHMAVWGGTSSLLGTNPLAVGIPCGDEPPVVLDIATTIVSYGTVKKYVMQDKALPEGWLVSKRDGSPVTDPKRTGEGLLLPIGGHKGSGLALVLGILAGTLNNAAFGSEVVDFNADNSTETNTGHFILALDVERFMPMAVFANLLKGQLDELRGDTPLPGVEEIRMPGDQRAVRRDERREHGVPIPAPLQRQLDELAGQLGIATFTSRQP; this is encoded by the coding sequence GTGAGCGTGCACGCCGTTACCGATACGCCGGTCGAGTCCCCTCGCCGTTTTGCCCCGCAGGTGCTGGGGAGCATGATCTCCGACGCCATGAGGAGTTGCGGCCTGCCGGCCGAGGGCGCCGCCAAGGTCGCCGAGATGATGGTCGAAGCGGACCTCACCGGCGCCGACGCCCACGGCATCTTCCGCCTGCCGCAATATGTCCGGCGGCTGAGGGCCGGCGGCGTCAATCCGACCCCGAACATCAGTGTCGCCCGCAAGGGGCCCGCGGTGGCGCTGGTCGATGGCGACAACGGCATGGGCCATCTGGTGATGACCACGGCCACCGAGACCGCCATCGAGATGGCACGCTATACCGGCGTCGCCTGGGTCGGGGTGCGCCGCTCCAACCATGCCGGCCCCGCCGCGCTCTATGCCGAGATGCCGGTGAAGCATGGCATGGTCGGCATCTATTCGGTGGTGGCGAGCTCCAACCATATGGCGGTGTGGGGCGGCACCTCCTCGCTGCTCGGCACCAACCCGCTGGCCGTCGGCATACCCTGCGGCGACGAGCCGCCGGTGGTGCTGGACATCGCGACCACCATCGTCTCCTACGGCACCGTCAAGAAATACGTGATGCAGGACAAGGCCTTGCCGGAGGGCTGGCTGGTCAGCAAGCGTGACGGCTCCCCGGTTACGGATCCCAAGCGCACCGGCGAGGGGCTGCTGCTGCCGATCGGTGGCCACAAGGGCAGCGGCCTCGCGCTGGTGCTCGGCATACTGGCCGGCACGCTGAACAATGCCGCCTTCGGCAGCGAGGTGGTCGACTTCAACGCCGACAACTCGACCGAGACCAATACAGGCCATTTCATCCTGGCGCTCGATGTCGAGCGCTTCATGCCGATGGCAGTTTTCGCCAATCTGTTGAAGGGCCAGCTCGACGAATTGCGGGGCGACACGCCGCTGCCCGGTGTCGAGGAGATCCGCATGCCGGGCGACCAGCGCGCGGTGCGCCGCGACGAGCGGCGCGAGCATGGCGTGCCGATCCCCGCGCCGCTGCAGCGCCAGCTCGACGAACTGGCGGGCCAGCTCGGCATTGCCACCTTCACCTCCCGCCAGCCGTGA
- a CDS encoding cupin domain-containing protein, producing the protein MTAQPQTINQGAFKAGEGAYLFQLAKLEGIPGGAAYSTAFGSVVEGIRTQCGLMHKAAGTGARPHSHPNEQWNYVVQGRLRVSIEGEEDQIAGPGTLIYFPPNVVHATVALPEEDVLFFVVKDTTHGIAGNPADGKATGGYYGSE; encoded by the coding sequence ATGACCGCGCAGCCGCAGACCATCAACCAGGGCGCCTTCAAGGCCGGCGAAGGCGCCTATCTGTTCCAGCTCGCCAAGTTAGAGGGCATTCCCGGAGGCGCCGCCTATTCTACTGCCTTCGGCAGCGTGGTGGAGGGCATCCGCACCCAATGCGGGCTGATGCACAAGGCCGCCGGCACCGGCGCGCGTCCGCACTCGCATCCCAATGAGCAGTGGAACTACGTCGTGCAGGGCCGGCTCCGGGTCAGCATCGAGGGCGAGGAAGACCAGATCGCCGGCCCCGGCACGCTGATCTATTTCCCGCCCAACGTGGTCCACGCCACGGTGGCGCTGCCGGAAGAGGACGTGCTGTTCTTCGTGGTCAAGGACACCACCCACGGCATCGCGGGAAATCCCGCCGACGGCAAGGCGACCGGGGGCTATTATGGGTCGGAGTGA
- a CDS encoding LysR family transcriptional regulator — MSDTLRDIRLFVAAYEERSFTAAAEREHATQSGVSQHIRKIEDRFAVRLFARGSGMVRPTPAGDSYYRHCIELLRLNEIASRSVAGYGDGLDGDMVVGLMPTMTRSVLAPALARFVEAHPNVVVRVLEAFSNTLTQQVRSGDLAFAIVPASTGVVGVKTTRFAYTPEVLVSGLAAGRRHMEPIKLADLGPLKIVVPSAQNVRRTNLETYFNATGVQVERLLELDAMMGALDFIASTDWVAILPGLMMAEDATSQAPRRWTVNPLADPPVGIELVLIEPARRPLIPAAAAFLDMLREETRKLGAVWGESATPQEATQKDTTSS; from the coding sequence ATGAGCGACACCCTGCGCGATATCCGCCTTTTCGTGGCTGCCTATGAAGAACGCTCCTTCACCGCCGCGGCGGAACGCGAGCACGCCACGCAGTCCGGCGTCTCCCAGCACATCCGCAAGATCGAGGACCGCTTTGCCGTCCGGCTGTTTGCGCGCGGCAGCGGCATGGTGCGCCCGACCCCGGCGGGCGACAGCTATTACCGCCATTGCATCGAATTGCTGCGGCTGAACGAGATCGCCAGCCGCTCGGTCGCCGGCTATGGCGACGGGCTCGACGGTGACATGGTGGTGGGGCTGATGCCGACCATGACGCGCAGCGTGCTGGCGCCTGCCCTGGCGCGCTTCGTCGAGGCGCATCCCAATGTGGTGGTGCGGGTGCTGGAAGCTTTCTCCAACACCCTGACCCAGCAGGTGCGCAGCGGCGACCTCGCCTTCGCCATCGTGCCGGCCTCGACCGGCGTGGTGGGCGTGAAGACCACGCGCTTTGCCTATACGCCGGAGGTGCTGGTTTCGGGGCTGGCCGCCGGCCGGCGCCACATGGAGCCGATCAAGCTCGCCGATCTCGGCCCGCTCAAGATCGTGGTGCCGAGCGCGCAGAATGTGCGCCGCACCAATCTCGAGACCTATTTCAACGCCACCGGCGTGCAGGTCGAGCGGCTGCTGGAGCTCGACGCCATGATGGGCGCGCTCGATTTCATCGCCAGCACCGACTGGGTGGCGATCCTGCCCGGCCTGATGATGGCGGAGGATGCGACAAGCCAGGCGCCGCGGCGCTGGACCGTCAACCCGCTGGCGGATCCGCCGGTCGGCATCGAGCTGGTGCTGATCGAGCCGGCCCGCCGCCCGCTGATCCCGGCGGCGGCGGCGTTCCTGGACATGCTGCGCGAGGAGACACGGAAACTTGGGGCCGTGTGGGGGGAAAGCGCCACGCCTCAGGAGGCCACTCAGAAAGACACCACGTCATCCTGA
- a CDS encoding flavin reductase family protein, whose product MSDHVIEFREPEDHGHFRRALGRFATGVTVVTTRTPEGKLEGLTVNSFSSVSLDPPLVLWSLQRRAPSLPGFKAAGCFAVNVLATHQKKLCRHFSTPREDKFTDVEHRLGQNGCPLVEGAIARFECRTENIIEAGDHLIFLGRVERAMHRDGEPLIFSTGAFWVPAAHPETVEAAARA is encoded by the coding sequence ATGAGCGATCATGTCATCGAATTCCGCGAACCCGAGGACCATGGCCATTTCCGCCGGGCGCTCGGCCGCTTCGCGACCGGGGTCACTGTGGTCACCACCCGCACGCCGGAGGGCAAGCTCGAAGGGCTGACGGTCAATTCCTTCTCCTCGGTCTCGCTCGATCCGCCGCTGGTGCTGTGGAGCCTGCAGCGCCGCGCACCGTCGCTGCCGGGCTTCAAGGCAGCCGGCTGCTTCGCGGTCAATGTGCTCGCCACCCACCAGAAGAAGCTGTGCCGGCACTTCTCGACGCCGCGCGAGGACAAGTTTACCGACGTCGAGCACCGGCTCGGCCAGAATGGCTGCCCGCTGGTGGAGGGCGCCATCGCCCGCTTCGAATGCCGCACCGAGAACATCATCGAAGCTGGCGACCACCTGATCTTCCTCGGCCGGGTCGAGCGTGCCATGCATCGCGACGGCGAACCGCTGATCTTCTCGACCGGCGCCTTCTGGGTGCCGGCCGCTCACCCGGAGACGGTCGAGGCGGCCGCCCGGGCCTGA